The Pseudomonadota bacterium DNA window CAGAACAAAACATGCCCTTTTCGCTGTTCTGTATGCGGTTCGTGATGAACCCTATGGCATAGCGTCCTTTAAAGGGAAATTCCACAAGGACAACCTCTTTGAAAGACTTCATCTTATCAGATGAAAAGGCATCCATCATATCTTTAACGGAACTGTATATACCTTTTACAAAAGGAATCTTCTTCAACATCTTCTCGCCAAACAAAAGAAGTCTTTTCCCGATAAAGTTCGATGCCGCTACGCCCGTCAAATAAGTAATAATGATGAACAGGACGAGACCTGCTCCGGGGATATAAAGCTCTTTTCCGGTTATATTCAAAGTTATGTTTTTCATGATCGGCGAAATGGCCGTATCAGCAAATGATACAACAATATAGATAATATATATTGTTACCAGGATAGGGATGAGGACAAAGAGGCCTGTAAAAAATGTCTTTTTTATCTGTGTTATCATGGCAGGATGTGCCTAATAGTATAATTGAAGGGGAGCAAAGTCAAACATTTTGCAAAATTGCAAATCAGGCTCAAGCATCCGGTGCATGGAAAAACCTTCCCACATCCTCGCACAATTTTTCAGGCAGCATAACGCTTATCGGCTCGGAAAGAAGGGCCTGGAAAAAGTTCAGGTCAGGGGCAAAGTCCCTCATATTAAGGAACGTCCTCGGTATTATCCTGAAATGGCATGAAAAGTATCTCTGGCTTTCCGGTCCAAAAAAGAGTGATGCATTAAAACTGAAAATCCCCGTTGATTGATAGTACTTAAAAATCCTCAGCACCCCGGATACAAGCTCATATATATGCACATCCGTGAAATCGTCGAGGGCAAAAACATCAGGAAAAATACACATAATCTCACCGAGTATTCCAAGCGATACAAATGACGTTATCCAGTGAGAGCTGCCTATACGGCCGATATAACGCTTATCTTCCGTTTGTTCTTCCTTTATAAGCTCTGACCAGTAGTTTATCGTATGCGTTTCATGGAATTGTCCTGAAGCTTTAATCTCATCCATAAACTGGTTTCCAGGATATTCTGTTGCGAAGTACTGCTGATGAGGGTGAACCAGCCCTCCACCTGAAGGAGGCATATAATTCCAGCTCATCACGTGATAAGGGAGCCCCGGATTGATCGATTTTATCCTCCTCAAAAAGTCGATACCAAGGGTAAACGCATCAATCAACCTTTTTTCATCTAACTGTTCCAGCGGAACTACATGGTCATC harbors:
- a CDS encoding DUF502 domain-containing protein — its product is MITQIKKTFFTGLFVLIPILVTIYIIYIVVSFADTAISPIMKNITLNITGKELYIPGAGLVLFIIITYLTGVAASNFIGKRLLLFGEKMLKKIPFVKGIYSSVKDMMDAFSSDKMKSFKEVVLVEFPFKGRYAIGFITNRIQNSEKGMFCSVFIPTTPNPTSGYLIMIPEGEVIFLDIPIDDAIKYVVSLGTLKVELEWKEKNSSTF